One Rhizoctonia solani chromosome 1, complete sequence DNA window includes the following coding sequences:
- a CDS encoding tripeptidyl-peptidase I has translation MWSLGLAGVILAVTQGVLASSFGAHAVKERLAEIPRGWRYHSKVPSGYPLKLKIALPQPNFDVLERELYEVSDPNHSRYGKHLSSEEVNKLVAPHPEALTSVDEWLASHGFEISTLERSPARDWVTIVLPVSKAEEMLGTEYAVWEHVDSQEKIVRTMEYSLPESLHKHVHLITPTIMFGSPRPHKATFHYEDLPKSKSVAATPDPSCNNTITISCLQALYNIGNYTATVKSNRLGIAGYLEEFANFADLQTFYKKYYPVAVGSNFTVESINGGVNPQDPDEAGGEAQLDVQYAGGISYPVQNVYYTTAGRPPFNASLGTPDNNSEPYLEFLQYLLAQKNPPQTISTSYGDEEQTVPVEYAKRVCGLFAQLGARGVTFLFSSGDGGVGDGRATNSTDCVSNDGKKTRKFLPAFPASCPYVTSVGGTHFVPEVAVGFSGGGFSEYFDRPIYQAVDVPIYLKKLGSTYSGLYNAKGRAYPDIAAQGSRFRVIVGGTDYSIGGTSASAPTVAGIIALLNDARLAKGLPALGFLNPWLYTLGRFGLNDITSGNNPGCGTPGFNATAGWDPVTGLGTPNFGKLKVIAAP, from the exons ATGTGGTCTCTGGGGCTAGCTGGCGTTATTTTGGCTGTCACTCAAGGTGTCCTCGCTTCCTCCTTTGGGGCGCACGCAGTCAAAGAACGTCTGGCAGAAATTCCCCGTGGATGGAGGTACCATAGTAAAGTGCCATCTGGCTACCCTCTCAAGTTAAAGATTGCTCTACCCCAGCCCAA CTTCGATGTGCTCGAGCGTGAGCTTTATGAGGTCAGCGATCCCAATCATTCTCGTTATGGGAAGCACCTCTCCTCTGAGGAAGTCAACAAGCTGGTTGCACCTCACCCAGA agCACTCACTTCAGTTGACGAATGGCTGGCCTCTCACGGATTCGAGATATCGACGCTCGAGCGTTCCCCTGCGCGCGACTGGGTGACTATTGTCCTCCCAGTGTCCAAAGCGGAAGAAATGCTGGGGACTGAGTACGCCGTTTGGGAGCATGTTGATTCTCAAGAGAAGATTGTGCGCACCATGGAGTATTCCTTGCCTGAATCTCTCCATAAACATG TTCATTTGATTAcccccacaatcatgttcgGAAGCCCCCGCCCCCATAAAGCAACTTTCCATTACGAAGATTTGCCAAAGAGCAAGAGTGTTGCTGCCACCCCTGATCCTTCTTGCAACAACACGATCACTATATCTTGCTTACAGGCGCTGTATAACATCG GCAATTATACCGCAACTGTTAAGAGCAACCGCCTTGGAATTGCGGGCTACCTTGAGGAGTTCGCCAATTTTGCTGATCTCCAAACTTTCTACAAGAAGTACTACCCTGTTGCCGTCGGCTCCAACTTCACGGTTGAGTCAATCAATGGCGGCGTCAACCCACAGGACCCCGACGAGGCGG GTGGAGAGGCACAACTTGATGTCCAATATGCTGGAGGAATCAGTTATCCCGTCCAGAATGTATATTACACCACTGCAGGCCGACCTCCATTCAACGCCTCCCTCGGAACTCCAGACAATAACTCGGAGCCTtaccttgaattcctccAGTACCTTCTTGCGCAAAAAAACCCGCCCCAGACTATCTCTACATCATACGGTGACGAAGAACAAACTGTCCCCGTCGAGTATGCGAAGCGTGTCTGTGGGCTATTTGCTCAGCTTGGTGCTAGGGGTGTCACCTTTTTGTTCTCAAGCGGAGATGGTGGAGTTGGAGACGGTAGA GCTACCAACTCTACCGACTGCGTATCGAACGATGGCAAGAAAACCCGCAAATTCCTTCCTGCCTTCCCGGCTTCATGCCCATA TGTCACTTCTGTAGGAGGCACCCATTTTGTTCCAGAAGTTGCTGTTGGCTTCAGTGGAGGTGGATTCTCTGAATAT TTTGATCGACCCATCTACCAGGCCGTTGACGTTCCCATTTATCTCAAAAAG CTGGGAAGTACTTACTCTGGCTTGTACAATGCTAAAGGCCGCGCATACCCCGACATTGCTGCCCAAGGCTCACGCTTCCGCGTTATTGTAGGCGGCACTGACTACTCCATTGGTGGAACTTCCGCATCTGCCCCAACCGTTGCCGGAATCATTGCGTTATTGAACGATGCTCGTTTGGCCAAGGGCTTGCCTGCTTTGGGATTCTTG AACCCATGGTTATACACACTGGGACGGTTCGGCTTGAATGATATCACTTCAGGGAACAACCCAGGATG TGGTACCCCTGGATTTAATGCTACAGCAGGATGGGACCCTGTCACTGGATTGGGAACACCAAACTTTGGAAAGCTGAAAGTAATCGCAGCGCCGTAG
- a CDS encoding alpha/beta hydrolase family protein gives MTSIVSRSIARTLTSGSQRLPSASNVPVTVPRSELTLNIKRGVSSNVGGKRPASHAAVTTPRPEPRFPCVDAHAARQMRLTPQPITDPSSTGPEPAYGRPKPTSYHTYHSSEPLHLVYGDVLPQFDIAYETWGELNSVRDNAILLHTGLSASSHAASTNINPAEGWWEKFVGPGKAIDTNRYFVICTNVLGGCYGSTGPSSPDPVRTDAPYAARFPLLSILDMVRAQYRLLDHLGIHKLYASVGSSMGAMSSLATAWTHPERVGRVVSISGTARSSPGSVAMRYAQRSVLMADPNWNNGSYYDGLPPHTGMKLARQIATITYRSGPEWDQRFGRNLRRLSEGEQAQLESTGQKRRPALCPDFLIETYLDHQGEQFCLKYDANSFLYISKAMDLFDMTQSNLRALELDIPPTPPSPTSVSPSGPSPTSTKAHLHLSPPPSYLSDLAAGLSPLSQTPTLVLGVQSDILFPLNSNAKWPTHYEWLEIAPWCTTNLEGYGGMTHS, from the exons ATGACTTCCATAGTGTCTCGTTCCATAGCTCGCACACTTACCTCTGGATCGCAACGGCTACCCTCTGCTTCAAATGTCCCAGTAACAGTACCCAGGTCCGAGCTTACTTTGAACATCAAGCGCGGAGTATCTTCCAATGTCGGAGGAAAGCGCCCAGCATCGCATGCAGCAGTAACAACTCCTAGACCAGAGCCACGTTTCCCGTGTGTCGACGCCCATGCAGCCCGACAGATGCGACTTACTCCTCAACCAATTACAGATCCCTCTTCGACAGGTCCCGAACCAGCCTACGGTCGCCCAAAACCTACATCATACCATACATATCATAGCAGCGAGCCTTTGCATCTTGTCTACGGCGACGTCCTCCCTCAATTCGATATTGCCTATGAAACATGGGGAGAACTCAACTCTGTCCGTGATAATGCCATTCTTCTGCACACTGGCCTTAGCGCATCGTCTCATGCTGCGTCAACGAATATAAACCCTGCTGAAGGATGGTGGGAGAAATTCGTCGGGCCTGGCAAAGCCATCGACACCAACCGGTACTTTGTAATCTGTACGAACGTGCTCGGAGGGTGCTATGGGTCTACTGGCCCCTCTTCTCCAGATCCTGTACGCACAGATGCACCCTACGCAGCACGTTTCCCACTTCTCAGTATCCTTGATATGGTTCGGGCGCAATACCGACTGTTGGACCACCTCGGCATTCACAAACTTTACGCAAGCGTCGGCAGCTCAATGGGAGCCATGTCAAGTCTTGCAACTGCGTGGACCCACCCGGAAAGAGTCGGGCGAGTTGTGAGCATCAGTGGAACTGCACGGAGCAGCCCTGGGAGTGTTGCAATGCGTTACGCCCAACGGAGCG TACTCATGGCCGACCCCAATTGGAATAATGGCTCGTATTATGACGGTCTGCCCCCACATACAGGAATGAAGCTTGCAAGACAGATAGCTACCATTACCTATCGATCTGGACCCGAGTGGGATCAGCGATTCGGCCGAAACTTAAGGAGGTTGAGTGAAGGCGAGCAGGCGCAACTAGAGTCAACGGGCCAGAAACGCCGACCCGCTTTATGTCCCGATTTTTTGATTGAGACATATCTGGACCATCAG GGCGAACAATTTTGTCTGAAATACGACGCAAACTCGTTCTTGTACATATCAAAGGCTATGGATCTTTTCGATATGACCCAGTCCAACCTACGTGCTCTTGAACTTGACATCCCCCCCACTCCTCCCTCTCCAACTTCCGTTTCTCCTAGTGGCCCTTCTCCTACATCGACAAAAGCTCACCTGCACCTCTCTCCTCCGCCTTCTTATCTCTCCGACTTGGCCGCTGGACTTAGCCCCCTTTCTCAAACGCCTACCCTTGTCTTGGGCGTGCAGAGTGACATACTCTTCCCGTTGAACAGCAACGCGAAATGGCCGACGCATTACGAATGGCTGGAAATAGCTCCGTGGTGTACTACGAACTTGGAGGGGTATGGGGGCATGACACATTCTTGA
- a CDS encoding protein phosphatase 2C, translating into MLSSRRTGYLRTASYAAIFTGVGTSVYWLYTRRNLSASPGAPSFDIRIRQRTPDGHTVMATKSISRLPSNGIEARLTANAKSESISRPYGVTWRHATASLNSNDPIEDANAQLILRKDQKANGGESRNLGAAGDLLFFAVMDGHAGPHTSRLLAKALIPAVALELSTLDRASIELRGVDSLDKSQESYLTTAWSYFQALVPFSRRFSSHVPSEDPKYIQLAIQTAFANLDSEIINAPSRILEMLESKADMKPWEHPMAAASMLPALSGSCALLAVLDTGRRDLHVAVTGDSRAVAGYWDEDSNGQGKWRVEVLTEDQTGRNINEYHRMVKEHPPDEASYVIQRGRVLGGLEPTRAFGDANYKWPKELQERLVSSLLAPGSTYRKTPANLKTPPYVTSQPVITRRTLDFLPSPSRQPNSKSTLRFLVLATDGLWDELSSAEVVSLVGGYLEGRRGNVSKAQLANTVIISKSAEGAGIEGKDTASKAKQGSTDGEWAFVDENIGTHLIRNAFGGADKEKLSQLLSIPSPYSRRYRDDVTVTVVWWEPNVREEQDRIVPKL; encoded by the exons ATGCTTAGTTCCCGTCGAACCGGATACCTTCGCACAGCATCATACGCTGCTATATTCACTGGAGTTGGTACCTCTGTCTACTGGCTTTATACTCGTAGAAATTTATCGGCCAGTCCTGGTGCTCCTTCCTTTGACATTCGCATACGACAACGCACACCAGACGGACACACCGTGATGGCAACAAAATCCATATCACGTCTTCCCTCTAATGGCATCGAAGCTCGGCTTACGGCGAACGCCAAAAGTGAATCAATTTCCCGACCCTATGGGGTGACGTGGAGACATGCGACCGCATCACTCAATTCAAACGATCCGATCGAGGACGCGAATGCACAGCTAATACTGCGAAAAGACCAGAAAGCTAACGGAGGGGAATCCCGTAACCTTGGAGCCGCGGGAGATCTCCTGTTCTTTGCTGTTATGGATGGGCATGCGGGTCCTCATACCTCCCGGTTACTCGCGAAAGCACTCATACCTGCTGTAGCACTTGAGCTTTCTACCCTCGATCGAGCGTCGATCGAGCTAAGGGGGGTCGACTCACTAGATAAATCTCAGGAGAGTTATCTGACAACTGCGTGGTCCTATTTTCAAGCACTTGTTCCCTTTTCCAGGCGCTTTTCGTCACACGTCCCATCCGAAGATCCCAAATATATACAACTTGCTATTCAAACTGCATTTGCCAACTTGGATTCGGAGATCATCAACGCCCCGAGTCGGATACTCGAAATGCTCGAGTCCAAAGCGGACATGAAACCTTGGGAGCATCCAATGGCAGCGGCCAGTATGTTGCCTGCTCTCTCTGGGTCTTGCGCCCTTCTGGCTGTTCTGGACACTGGGCGTCGTGACCTTCACGTTGCGGTGACCGGTGACTCTCGAGCAGTCGCAGGGTACTGGGATGAGGATTCGAATGGCCAAGGTAAATGGAGAGTAGAAGTACTAACAGAAGACCAAACAGGTCGAAACATTAATGAGTACCATCG AATGGTTAAAGAGCATCCCCCGGATGAGGCGTCGTATGTCATCCAACGAGGGCGAGTTTTGG GGGGACTTGAGCCTACCAGGGCCTTCGGAGACGCAAATTACAAGTGGCCGAAAGAACTTCAAGAAAG ACTAGTATCTTCCCTCCTGGCACCAGGCTCCACTTACCGCAAAACGCCGGCTAACCTCAAGACCCCTCCTTACGTGACCAGCCAGCCAGTGATAACGCGCCGCACACTAGATTTTTTGCCTTCTCCGAGCCGGCAGCCCAATTCAAAGAGTACATTACGATTTCTTGTACTGGCTACTGACGGGCTCTGGGACGAACTATCCTCTGCAGAGGTGGTGTCGCTAGTTGGCGGTTATCTTGAGGGCCGACGTGGAAATGTTTCGAAGGCACAACTGGCCAACACTGTTATCATCTCTAAATCGGCAGAAGGAGCCGGGATCGAAGGGAAGGATACAGCTAGCAAGGCTAAGCAAGGTTCGACAGATGGAGAATGGGCCTTTGTGGACGAAAACATTGGCACTCACTTGATTAGAAACGCCTTTGGTGGAGCGGATAAGGAGAAATTGAGTCAACTTTTGTCGATCCCTTCGCCTTACTCCAGGAGATACCGTGACGATGTAACAGTGACAGTTGTTTGGTGGGAGCCTAATGTACGAGAGGAACAAGACCGGATCGTACCAAAACTATGA